In one Streptomyces venezuelae genomic region, the following are encoded:
- a CDS encoding PRC-barrel domain-containing protein encodes MQTDIDPRNLIGRKAFDRNGAKIGTVDEVYLDDATGAPEWAAIRTGLFGRDAFVPLEPSELVEDGTLRIPFDRDLIKDAPDFGVGRHLSPEQELQLYHHYGLDTTPPQPPPSSMPPPDQNFGHVAGTESP; translated from the coding sequence GTGCAGACCGATATCGATCCGCGCAACCTGATCGGCCGCAAGGCGTTCGACCGGAACGGGGCGAAGATCGGCACGGTCGACGAGGTCTACCTCGACGACGCCACCGGCGCCCCGGAGTGGGCCGCCATACGCACCGGTCTCTTCGGCCGGGACGCCTTCGTCCCGCTGGAACCCAGCGAACTCGTCGAGGACGGCACCCTGCGCATCCCCTTCGACCGGGACCTGATCAAGGACGCCCCGGACTTCGGAGTGGGGCGCCACCTCTCCCCCGAGCAGGAACTCCAGCTCTACCACCACTACGGCCTGGACACGACACCCCCGCAGCCCCCGCCCTCCTCCATGCCGCCCCCGGACCAGAACTTCGGCCACGTCGCGGGCACGGAGAGCCCCTGA